Below is a genomic region from Actinomyces weissii.
AGGTCTGCTGATTATCGGCGGTGGTTTCGCACCGATCGTCGTCGACGCCGTAAACCGCCGTCGTGAGGTAGCTGCCGGCACCGGAGCCACCGCTGCCCAGACTCCCTGATGACAGCCCAGGGTGCTGGTCCCGCCCGCAGCCGGTCCCCTGCGGGCGGGACCAGCACCCGGCCCACTGAAAACTATCCGGCACGCGACCGCACCGGAACCGTGCACACCTGACGGGAGCAGACTCAAATGACCACCACCGTCCGTTCTAAACCTGGCCATACCACCCAGGAGGACCATGAGCACGCCGTGGCTGTACGCCGTGCGGCCGAGGCCTCCTTCATTGGTAACTTCATCGAGTGGTTCGACTACGCCTCCTACGGCTACCTGGCCGCCGTGATCGGGAACGTATTCTTCCCAGAGCTAACCCCTACCGCCCGGCTGCTGTCCTCATTCGCGGTATTCGCCACCAGCTTCCTCCTGCGCCCCGTAGGCGCGGTCATCTGGGGGATCCTGGGCGACAAGCGTGGACGCCGCTGGGCCTTGTCGTGGTCCATCATCATCATGTCCGGCGCCACCTTCCTGGTAGGGGTGCTGCCCGGGTACGCCCAGCTCGGTATCTGGGCCGCCGTCCTGCTGGTGCTGCTGCGCATGTGCCAGGGCTTCTCCGCCTCCGGTGAGTACGCCGGGGCCGGGACCTTCCTGGCCGAGTACGCCCCGCCCGGCAGGCGTGGCGTGTACGTGTCCCTGGTGCCCGCCTCCACCGCCGCCGGCCTGCTGGTCGGCTCGCTGTTCGCCTCCGGCCTGTACTGGCTGCTGGACGACCAGGCCATGTCTGCCTGGGGCTGGCGCGTGCCCTTCCTGCTGGCTGGGCCGCTGGGACTGGTCGGACGCTACATCCGGGTCCACCTGGAGGACTCCCCCGTCTACCAGGCCCTGGTGGCCGCCTCCGCCAGCAAGGCGCAGGCGGAGGGCAATGTACCCGCCAGCCAACGCGGTCAGCACTGGGCTGAGCCCCTGCGCATCCTCCTGCGCGACCACCGCCGGGCCGTGGTGTCCTGCTTCGGGGTCAGCTGCCTGAACGCCGTCGCCTTCTACATGCTGCTGAGCTATATGCCCACCTACGTGCAGCACGAGCTGGGCTTCTCAGAGACCCGCTCCACCCTGGCCACCTCCGTGACCCTGGCGGTGTACGTAGGCGCGATCTTCTTCATGGGGCACGTCTCTGACATCTTCGGCAGGCGGCGGGTCCTGACCATCGCCTGCCTGGCCTTCATCGTCTTGTCCGTGCCCCTGTTCACGCTGATGAACCACAGCTCGCTGCTGGTCATCATCCTGTGCGAGATCGCCTTCGCCCTGGTGCTGACCGCCAATGACGGCACCCTGGCGTCCTTCCTGGCGGAGAGCTTCCCCACAGAGGTGCGCTACTCCGGATTCGCCCTGTCATTCAACCTGGCCAACACGATCCTGGGCGGGACCTGCCCGTTCATCGCTACCTGGCTGACGGCAACCACCGGCTACCGCCTGGCGCCAGCCTTCTACCTGACCGCAGTCGCGGCGCTGGCCCTGCTGACCCTGCTGGTCTCCCACGTGGACCCGCACCGCGACCTTGAGGCGCACGACTAATTCAGCCCTCCTTGGGCTACGTACCATTGCTGACCATGGACAGCGAGACCAGACCGGGTGCCCCGACCTCAAAGGGTGAGGCCCGTCGGCAAGCCATTATCTCTGCCGCC
It encodes:
- a CDS encoding MFS transporter; the encoded protein is MTTTVRSKPGHTTQEDHEHAVAVRRAAEASFIGNFIEWFDYASYGYLAAVIGNVFFPELTPTARLLSSFAVFATSFLLRPVGAVIWGILGDKRGRRWALSWSIIIMSGATFLVGVLPGYAQLGIWAAVLLVLLRMCQGFSASGEYAGAGTFLAEYAPPGRRGVYVSLVPASTAAGLLVGSLFASGLYWLLDDQAMSAWGWRVPFLLAGPLGLVGRYIRVHLEDSPVYQALVAASASKAQAEGNVPASQRGQHWAEPLRILLRDHRRAVVSCFGVSCLNAVAFYMLLSYMPTYVQHELGFSETRSTLATSVTLAVYVGAIFFMGHVSDIFGRRRVLTIACLAFIVLSVPLFTLMNHSSLLVIILCEIAFALVLTANDGTLASFLAESFPTEVRYSGFALSFNLANTILGGTCPFIATWLTATTGYRLAPAFYLTAVAALALLTLLVSHVDPHRDLEAHD